From Paenibacillus sp. PK3_47, the proteins below share one genomic window:
- a CDS encoding AbrB/MazE/SpoVT family DNA-binding domain-containing protein yields MKSTGIVRKIDELGRIVIPIELRRTMNLEIKDPVEIFVDDDKVIFRKYAPGCAITGNQEDLVPFEGKLYSRAIIQQMAAAAGIN; encoded by the coding sequence ATGAAATCAACTGGAATTGTACGCAAAATTGACGAGCTTGGACGCATCGTGATCCCGATTGAACTGCGCAGAACGATGAATTTGGAGATTAAGGACCCTGTAGAGATCTTCGTGGACGATGACAAGGTCATCTTTCGCAAATATGCACCGGGATGTGCGATCACTGGCAATCAGGAAGACCTGGTCCCATTCGAAGGGAAGCTGTATAGCCGGGCAATTATTCAGCAAATGGCTGCAGCTGCGGGAATTAATTAG
- a CDS encoding XRE family transcriptional regulator — protein MAIGQFPEALKDVMQRRGDTLANAGRAAHVDGSQIGKIVKGTRKASKPVMRAAVEHYDDSQLFLAAAAEVTGGASAPWLDNVDLHRANVLFKTLEEMKEVLDASGHAPISKTNEQINDTERQQIKRLLMETVEAITALTHLAAVLCREYSFSWLGTWKEHRAELKAKKYLK, from the coding sequence TTGGCAATTGGACAATTCCCTGAAGCGCTTAAGGATGTCATGCAGCGCAGGGGGGACACATTAGCAAATGCTGGACGAGCCGCTCACGTTGATGGCTCTCAGATCGGGAAAATTGTTAAAGGAACCCGTAAAGCTTCCAAGCCCGTCATGAGAGCAGCGGTTGAGCATTACGATGATAGTCAACTTTTCCTAGCCGCGGCGGCAGAAGTCACCGGTGGTGCTTCTGCTCCTTGGCTGGATAATGTGGACCTACATCGAGCCAACGTACTATTCAAAACGCTGGAGGAGATGAAGGAAGTGCTGGACGCTTCCGGTCATGCCCCAATCAGCAAGACAAATGAACAGATTAATGATACCGAACGACAGCAGATCAAGCGTCTGCTCATGGAGACGGTAGAGGCAATCACAGCATTGACCCATTTGGCTGCCGTGCTATGTAGAGAATATTCCTTTAGTTGGTTGGGGACTTGGAAAGAGCACCGGGCAGAGCTGAAGGCTAAAAAATATTTGAAATGA
- a CDS encoding RecT family recombinase — protein MSTGNQVAIIQKDITDDVNRSLTRLQDDGLILPPNYNASNALKSAFFKLQEVQDKNGKPALEVCTRESVANALLDMVVQGLSPAKTQCYFIVYGSKLQLNRSYFGTQAVLKRLSNVKDIWANVIYKGDVFEYEVAGGREKLVKHETKFENRDNEILGVYAVVKSVDDEEILTVMTKKEVDASWSQSKTSQSVHKKFPQEMAKRTVINRAAKAYINTSDDSDLLVDAINRSTENEYDERIDVTNEEVKAEIAEHANKEVIDIKPAAAPPPVKQQTAPHTKQLVDDPPMEQELDF, from the coding sequence ATGAGTACAGGTAATCAGGTAGCGATTATTCAAAAGGACATCACTGATGATGTAAATCGAAGTCTTACACGGTTGCAAGATGACGGGTTGATCTTGCCTCCGAATTACAATGCGAGCAACGCGTTAAAAAGCGCCTTCTTCAAGCTCCAGGAGGTTCAGGATAAGAATGGCAAGCCTGCGCTGGAGGTATGCACGCGGGAATCTGTTGCAAATGCACTGCTGGATATGGTTGTGCAAGGTCTAAGCCCAGCCAAGACACAATGCTATTTCATTGTGTACGGCAGCAAGCTTCAGCTCAATCGCTCTTATTTTGGGACACAAGCTGTGCTTAAGCGTCTGTCCAACGTCAAGGATATCTGGGCAAATGTGATTTATAAGGGGGACGTTTTTGAGTATGAAGTGGCTGGCGGGCGCGAAAAATTGGTCAAGCATGAAACCAAATTTGAAAACAGGGACAATGAAATTCTAGGTGTGTATGCCGTCGTGAAGTCGGTCGATGATGAAGAAATCCTTACCGTCATGACAAAAAAGGAAGTTGACGCATCGTGGAGTCAGAGCAAAACAAGTCAATCTGTCCATAAAAAATTCCCGCAAGAAATGGCGAAGCGGACTGTCATCAACCGTGCGGCCAAGGCTTACATTAACACCAGCGACGACAGCGACCTGCTGGTCGATGCCATTAATCGCTCAACAGAAAACGAGTATGACGAGCGTATCGATGTGACGAATGAAGAAGTCAAAGCAGAAATTGCTGAGCATGCAAATAAAGAAGTGATTGATATCAAGCCGGCTGCTGCTCCACCACCTGTGAAACAACAGACGGCACCACACACAAAACAGCTTGTCGATGATCCTCCGATGGAACAAGAGCTAGATTTCTAA
- a CDS encoding E2F family transcription factor, whose product MNSGNTPFSETDVITISELAKRLKVRRERVYDIVAEPGCPVYDMGGERQRRIIWGDFLDWYRLKYRVASDK is encoded by the coding sequence ATGAACTCAGGAAACACACCCTTCTCTGAAACTGATGTAATCACTATATCCGAGCTGGCGAAACGTCTGAAAGTCAGAAGGGAGCGGGTTTACGATATTGTCGCAGAACCAGGTTGCCCCGTTTATGACATGGGTGGAGAACGTCAGAGAAGGATCATTTGGGGTGATTTCTTAGATTGGTATCGCCTTAAGTACCGAGTGGCTTCAGATAAATGA
- the nrdG gene encoding anaerobic ribonucleoside-triphosphate reductase activating protein: MNICGYYPESINEGEGMRAVLFLSGCRHRCPGCFNPKTWNFNYGEVFTLERQHEIIAELAANPLLDGLTLAGGDPFFSAEEAAGFIHELRSVLPDFPVWIYTGYTYEELTAHPGSPEWNLLNLCQVVIDGRFVEELKDTTLPYRGSSNQRIIDIPASLAGTEIIHWQPAVL; encoded by the coding sequence ATGAATATATGCGGCTACTATCCGGAATCGATCAATGAGGGCGAGGGCATGCGGGCCGTCCTCTTCCTGAGCGGGTGCCGCCACCGCTGCCCGGGATGCTTTAATCCGAAAACCTGGAATTTCAATTACGGTGAGGTTTTCACGCTGGAGCGGCAGCATGAGATTATAGCCGAGCTGGCAGCCAATCCGCTGCTGGACGGGCTTACGCTGGCTGGCGGTGACCCTTTTTTCTCAGCGGAAGAGGCGGCGGGCTTCATTCATGAGCTGCGAAGTGTACTGCCGGACTTCCCGGTCTGGATCTACACGGGATACACCTATGAAGAGCTTACAGCCCATCCGGGCTCGCCGGAGTGGAATCTGCTGAACTTGTGCCAGGTCGTTATTGACGGACGTTTTGTGGAAGAGCTCAAAGACACCACCCTCCCCTACCGCGGCAGCAGCAACCAGCGTATCATTGATATTCCGGCCAGTCTAGCAGGTACGGAGATCATCCATTGGCAGCCTGCGGTGCTGTAG
- a CDS encoding ImmA/IrrE family metallo-endopeptidase produces MNLCNYFKTPLEQSIQDVYLENGILTPEDLTIERVSEMFQVDVVFEQVITFSDNQSMVIFLQSGVEQTEQRKSFYHELGHVLRHAGDQRLMLKLFRQLQEADAERFSLYAAMPFFMFERIKLPAEEETAAGYVSKLFKVPPEFTLLRLRQIQRRIEETEFLAAFTYTAAAREEMTSPLPMGNEPIVRGIYGLDDLSSPHTLVIEQRGGFDWDKPLYIGMNSGIKSVTSRPHSLRDGVIVKSSDISVSFEHSGGVMIDMGRIATRHGHTADRLFIPMEAIDDAINF; encoded by the coding sequence ATGAATCTTTGTAATTACTTCAAGACTCCATTGGAACAAAGTATCCAAGACGTGTATTTGGAGAATGGAATTCTGACACCTGAAGATCTTACCATCGAACGAGTTTCGGAGATGTTTCAAGTAGACGTAGTATTTGAGCAAGTAATAACTTTTTCAGACAATCAATCAATGGTCATTTTCCTTCAGAGTGGAGTAGAACAGACGGAGCAACGAAAATCTTTCTATCACGAACTCGGTCATGTACTAAGACATGCCGGCGATCAACGTCTTATGCTTAAGCTTTTTCGGCAACTACAGGAAGCCGATGCTGAACGTTTCAGCCTTTATGCTGCCATGCCCTTCTTCATGTTCGAAAGAATCAAACTACCTGCAGAAGAAGAAACTGCCGCAGGGTATGTCTCAAAATTATTCAAGGTTCCACCTGAGTTCACTCTTCTGCGATTAAGGCAAATTCAGCGACGAATTGAAGAGACGGAATTCCTAGCAGCTTTTACATATACGGCGGCAGCCAGAGAGGAGATGACTTCCCCCTTGCCTATGGGAAATGAACCAATTGTTCGCGGGATATACGGTCTAGATGATCTTTCCTCACCTCATACACTGGTTATCGAGCAGCGCGGCGGATTTGATTGGGACAAGCCTCTTTATATTGGGATGAACTCGGGTATAAAAAGTGTTACTTCCAGGCCCCATTCACTCCGAGATGGAGTCATTGTGAAATCAAGCGACATATCTGTCTCCTTTGAACATAGTGGTGGCGTCATGATTGATATGGGAAGAATTGCGACCCGTCACGGCCACACTGCAGACCGGCTCTTCATACCGATGGAGGCCATTGATGATGCGATTAACTTTTAA
- a CDS encoding helix-turn-helix transcriptional regulator, whose protein sequence is MELYNRIRDIRKSKGITQTHVAKETGMTVSSYNMKENGKRPISTTELEMIAIALKEPVTNFFDQSFHVKLNHEEGGVQIPQID, encoded by the coding sequence TTGGAGTTGTACAATAGAATTAGAGACATCAGAAAGTCTAAAGGAATCACTCAAACCCATGTTGCAAAAGAAACAGGAATGACTGTATCAAGCTACAATATGAAAGAAAATGGGAAGAGGCCGATTAGCACAACTGAATTAGAAATGATTGCAATAGCTTTGAAAGAGCCAGTTACAAATTTTTTTGATCAAAGTTTCCACGTAAAGTTGAATCATGAAGAGGGTGGTGTTCAAATTCCCCAAATTGATTAG
- a CDS encoding tyrosine-type recombinase/integrase has product MRGHIAQKGKKYYIVIETKDEVTNKRKRKWISGPDGGFDKKKDAEKAMPDILSGFMKGTYVEPTKKTFGEIMEKWLEDKRTSVKYNTWKSYEWLVRTHIIPALGKKQTVRLKPQDFHDFYHKTLFKTLAVGSIRKAHVIIMDALNRAVTWGEITINVASTVSLPQGKKMKFEVLDEHQLRIFLDAALNDQYYLAFELATSTGMRQSEILGASWKDTDLKTKTISVRTAYTLDEDGYSLDDTKSDGSERPIALFEDTVRLLIKEKEIRAKEIANNQFYKDSGLVVQTSVGTPVGPRLLMRHFYRILKKIREEYPTFPKIRFHDLRHTHATLLLKAGVHPKIVQERLGHSSINITLDTYSHVLPNLQEAVLRGIGDSILGTRKEVEKIDEIPTLLR; this is encoded by the coding sequence ATGCGTGGCCATATAGCGCAAAAAGGAAAAAAATATTATATCGTTATTGAAACCAAAGATGAAGTTACTAATAAGCGGAAACGAAAGTGGATTTCCGGTCCGGATGGGGGATTCGATAAAAAGAAAGATGCTGAAAAAGCAATGCCGGATATTCTCAGTGGGTTTATGAAGGGAACGTACGTGGAGCCGACTAAGAAAACGTTTGGAGAAATTATGGAGAAGTGGCTGGAGGACAAGCGCACTTCAGTAAAATACAATACTTGGAAGTCTTATGAGTGGCTCGTAAGAACACATATTATCCCGGCTCTCGGGAAGAAACAAACAGTGCGCCTCAAGCCACAGGATTTTCATGACTTTTACCACAAAACGCTTTTTAAAACACTTGCTGTTGGTTCAATAAGAAAGGCACATGTCATTATCATGGATGCACTAAATCGGGCTGTTACCTGGGGGGAAATAACGATAAATGTCGCCTCCACGGTATCGCTACCACAAGGAAAAAAGATGAAATTCGAAGTGTTGGATGAGCACCAGCTTAGAATATTTCTGGATGCTGCCCTGAATGATCAATATTACTTGGCGTTTGAGCTTGCAACATCAACCGGCATGCGTCAAAGCGAAATCCTCGGTGCAAGTTGGAAAGATACGGACTTGAAAACTAAAACAATATCCGTTCGCACAGCATACACGCTCGATGAGGATGGTTATTCACTGGACGACACTAAAAGTGACGGTAGTGAACGTCCTATTGCCTTATTCGAGGACACGGTGCGCCTACTGATAAAAGAAAAAGAAATTCGTGCTAAAGAAATTGCTAATAACCAGTTCTATAAGGATTCTGGTCTCGTCGTTCAGACAAGCGTAGGAACTCCAGTCGGTCCTCGACTACTGATGAGACACTTTTATCGTATACTCAAGAAAATACGTGAGGAATACCCTACATTCCCTAAAATTCGCTTCCATGATCTCCGTCACACTCATGCAACCTTGCTCCTTAAAGCGGGAGTTCATCCGAAAATAGTTCAGGAAAGATTAGGCCATTCATCAATAAATATCACCTTGGATACTTATTCACATGTTCTCCCCAACTTGCAGGAAGCAGTGCTCCGGGGTATCGGGGATTCCATTCTAGGAACCCGGAAAGAAGTTGAGAAAATTGACGAGATACCCACTTTACTCAGATAA
- a CDS encoding anaerobic ribonucleoside triphosphate reductase has translation MTLLEKRYNGGQAAQEVLLEEVIHLGRDIIDSRDLDLLRENANLNGESFSGKMSKFGSEYSKWYARNFTMPPQLVQAIEDNVVYVHDLDQYAIGTTNCIFIPFERLLREGFNTGNGSVRPPNSIMTAMSLVAIIFQSQQNAQYGGVSANKIDFDLAPYVTKSFAKLFRKGLEYFEEGQAGEHLGEITMSRSDLAEQYPRSFRFALKETEIETLQAAESMIHNLNTMSSRSGGQIPFTSINYGTCTSPEGQLVISSLLTATMNGLGSGETPVFPIQIFKCKQGINQQQGDPNYELFLKAAECSARRLYPNFANLDAPLNLQYYDPADPDTEFATMGCRTRVLGDRFGRNHCSGKGNLSFNTLNLVRLGLAHGTITGRRLTADEKGFYEDLNHYMDIALEGLLHRFRIQAAQKAKASDFMMREGVWEGGEMLAPEESVGDLLKHGSLSIGFIGIAECMKAMYGKHHGEDAEVHAKALAIVRHMREYCDRKSEELDLNITLFATPAEGLSGKFTKVDRKVLGSIPGVTDREYYTNSFHIPVYYELGAAKKISLEAPFHEHCNAGAISYVELNGNARSNPAAFVKIIKYALEQQISYFSINHPIDRCSGCGYEGVIGTHCPSCGAHEHDTHIRRLRRVTGYLTGDYQTRFNAAKQAEVRDRVKHL, from the coding sequence ATGACGCTGCTGGAGAAACGGTACAACGGTGGACAAGCTGCACAGGAGGTTCTTTTGGAAGAAGTTATACATTTGGGACGCGACATTATCGACAGCCGGGATCTTGACCTGCTGCGCGAGAACGCCAATTTGAACGGGGAGAGCTTCTCCGGAAAGATGAGCAAATTCGGAAGCGAGTATTCCAAATGGTATGCACGCAACTTCACCATGCCGCCGCAGCTGGTACAGGCGATCGAAGACAATGTAGTATACGTCCATGACTTGGACCAATACGCCATTGGAACGACGAACTGTATTTTCATTCCGTTCGAACGTCTTCTCCGCGAAGGCTTCAACACGGGCAACGGCAGCGTCCGCCCTCCCAACTCGATTATGACGGCGATGTCGCTGGTGGCGATTATTTTCCAGTCCCAGCAGAATGCGCAGTACGGCGGCGTATCCGCCAACAAGATCGATTTTGATCTGGCGCCATATGTGACCAAATCCTTTGCCAAGCTGTTCCGTAAAGGTCTGGAGTACTTTGAAGAAGGCCAGGCCGGTGAGCATCTGGGCGAAATCACAATGAGCCGCAGCGATCTGGCGGAGCAGTATCCGCGTTCCTTCCGTTTTGCGTTAAAAGAGACCGAGATCGAAACGCTCCAGGCCGCTGAGAGCATGATACATAATCTGAATACGATGTCCAGCCGTTCCGGCGGACAGATTCCTTTTACCAGCATTAATTACGGCACCTGTACTTCACCTGAAGGCCAGCTCGTAATCAGCTCTCTGCTGACGGCGACCATGAACGGGCTCGGCAGCGGTGAAACACCGGTCTTCCCGATCCAGATTTTCAAATGCAAGCAGGGTATCAACCAGCAGCAGGGCGATCCGAACTATGAGCTGTTCCTCAAAGCCGCCGAATGCTCCGCCCGCAGACTGTACCCGAACTTTGCCAACCTGGATGCGCCGCTTAACCTGCAGTATTACGATCCGGCTGATCCGGATACGGAATTCGCAACCATGGGCTGCCGCACGCGGGTGCTGGGCGACCGCTTCGGACGCAATCACTGCTCCGGCAAAGGCAACCTTTCTTTTAACACGCTGAATCTGGTCCGTCTGGGTCTGGCTCACGGTACCATTACAGGCCGGCGCCTTACTGCAGACGAAAAAGGCTTCTATGAGGACCTTAATCACTATATGGATATCGCCCTGGAGGGACTGCTGCACCGCTTCCGCATCCAGGCCGCCCAGAAGGCCAAGGCTTCCGATTTCATGATGCGTGAAGGGGTCTGGGAAGGCGGCGAAATGCTGGCTCCTGAGGAGAGCGTCGGCGATCTGCTGAAGCACGGCAGCCTGTCGATCGGCTTCATCGGCATCGCAGAATGCATGAAGGCCATGTACGGCAAACATCACGGCGAAGATGCAGAGGTTCATGCCAAGGCGCTTGCCATTGTCCGCCACATGCGCGAGTACTGCGACCGCAAGAGCGAAGAGCTGGATCTCAATATTACGCTGTTTGCCACGCCTGCTGAAGGGCTGTCAGGCAAATTCACCAAAGTAGACCGCAAGGTGCTGGGCTCCATCCCGGGCGTAACCGACCGCGAGTACTATACGAACTCGTTCCACATTCCGGTCTATTATGAGCTGGGTGCAGCCAAAAAAATCAGTCTTGAAGCGCCGTTCCATGAGCACTGCAACGCCGGCGCCATCTCTTATGTTGAGCTTAACGGCAACGCCCGCAGCAACCCGGCGGCTTTTGTTAAGATCATCAAATATGCGCTTGAACAGCAAATCAGCTATTTCAGCATCAATCATCCGATTGACCGCTGCTCCGGCTGCGGCTACGAAGGGGTCATCGGCACCCACTGCCCTTCCTGCGGCGCCCATGAGCACGATACCCATATCCGCCGTCTGCGCCGGGTGACCGGGTATTTGACCGGCGATTACCAGACCCGCTTCAACGCGGCCAAGCAGGCCGAAGTACGGGACCGCGTCAAGCATCTATGA
- a CDS encoding MTH1187 family thiamine-binding protein: MAIGEVTVIPIGTGSTSLSSYVADMQRVLQTVEGITYELTSMGTIIEGPVSRILAAVEALHESPFTAGAQRVSTSLKIDDRRDKPSTSRSKLEAVERRLQAD, translated from the coding sequence ATGGCGATTGGCGAAGTTACGGTCATTCCGATTGGCACGGGCAGCACCAGCCTCAGCAGCTATGTGGCCGATATGCAGCGGGTGCTGCAGACCGTGGAGGGCATTACTTACGAGCTGACCTCTATGGGCACCATTATAGAAGGTCCGGTATCCAGAATTCTCGCTGCGGTAGAGGCGCTGCACGAGTCCCCTTTTACAGCCGGAGCGCAGCGGGTATCCACTTCACTTAAGATCGATGACCGCCGCGACAAGCCTTCCACCAGCCGCAGCAAGCTGGAAGCCGTGGAGCGCAGGCTGCAGGCGGACTAA
- a CDS encoding helix-turn-helix transcriptional regulator, with protein MSLGKRLKQERERKGWSQLFVAEKLGIANTVLSNYERDYRDPDTGTLSKLADLYECDTDYLLGRTTARAKQEFNLSFLGGPEHYTEDEIAEAEAAVRRYREMKKRAAEEANKQNK; from the coding sequence ATGAGTTTAGGGAAACGTTTGAAGCAAGAACGAGAACGTAAAGGATGGTCTCAACTATTCGTTGCTGAAAAGTTAGGGATAGCTAATACTGTTCTGTCGAACTACGAGCGTGACTACCGCGATCCAGACACAGGTACACTCTCCAAGCTTGCAGATTTGTATGAATGTGATACAGATTATCTCTTAGGAAGAACAACGGCCAGAGCAAAACAAGAGTTTAATTTATCTTTTTTAGGAGGCCCTGAACACTACACGGAAGACGAAATTGCAGAAGCAGAAGCAGCCGTTAGACGATACCGCGAGATGAAAAAAAGGGCTGCTGAGGAAGCAAACAAACAGAATAAATAA